A part of Leptospira neocaledonica genomic DNA contains:
- a CDS encoding Ig-like domain-containing protein, translated as MKMQTFKGFLLIGFALFFVSVGCGQEKQGSLSDSIFASLGIASDSGGSLPPSAALTPYKDTDEPATLPVDFGTAGPQALLNLSSTDQVDRYKSLEIVFSEPMTQSTVNGDFVLKEKTGTLLPGPAAEKGGSFYWKSGGRLIFDPYKELKPNTTYQLNLTGASKGLEGGNLQAYTVEFTTEPDYLISATLNGTAVGPANSSKDLTYTDAAPGTIAMNLNASFTSPISGANSIQSIKLKHLSSTAEHVICAAPPCDMTAALASSLNLNTFSGAKAGLKPFQGGNAYIFEITTTSGKVFRRSFGFNYGKVNTTPYALITNGAAVIVDETQALKLFGQILERFAKNDYKITNKSFSDFSNNPKSTAKRTSYCIDYHSEINFIRSFGDSTDPDNGDGYCGASGANPGAFVGNGCFLGCSDFDMDVYITGVNIPAMTGTDPTITAGLSVPANNNLKVNINGRKAIINLAIIARNRSSIGLGLVGSGSKFYFTTIAEVNLNETANPRAAVANTNTIVDTNGEFNIAIKTPLTIAALPANTTSDNFYTKEWSDHLRVKNNAGTLDSVDYVDSTSWAADLLSSVTASIANDMVPALKPAITQSMLKDVIQKVAPNALNAVVTSLANPGLDVVLPDYLPTPLQSFPLSLKLKFQTDVVPTVSGANKGLVGSASVALVAKTPLINTDPNYHGHQLASGFVSTRPVPNADALTKTFPFSKSSTNPGLLLTLTADTVTQAAYSLWQNGALNLRINKPFIDSITAYAGSDPLFQLTQELVKVGTLLNILAPGRSTLVGLNPSDSTKLIQNVKSTDDVDIDVYAIHAPNGEFKFGGANSIPALVVNFTDLELRIYGRRPNGTQIGYPTLSSITCSSAAADNAANSCRYLLNTVRVSIKGDGSFNFIPFDNPDPTGKPQYNNLNAMSLVIKKDETSMAYTLDILEGNSVNPFGLDPKGIFQVVDPLIRSLIIPLVNNVLRQVPLPKSLNVSAITNFSSGAVCNLQSTTDKLKLITIPIPNTEPYPYLFGGLQFQGAAATNPGSVVNCP; from the coding sequence ATGAAGATGCAAACATTCAAGGGATTTTTACTTATCGGTTTCGCTCTATTCTTCGTATCCGTTGGATGCGGACAAGAAAAGCAAGGAAGCCTATCCGATTCTATCTTTGCAAGTCTCGGGATCGCTTCCGATTCAGGAGGAAGTCTTCCTCCGAGTGCGGCCTTAACTCCTTACAAGGATACTGATGAGCCGGCAACTCTTCCTGTGGATTTTGGGACTGCGGGACCCCAGGCATTATTAAATCTTTCTTCTACCGACCAAGTAGACCGTTATAAAAGTTTGGAGATCGTTTTCTCTGAGCCTATGACACAATCTACTGTGAATGGTGATTTTGTTCTAAAGGAAAAAACTGGGACATTACTGCCTGGTCCTGCTGCGGAAAAGGGCGGGTCCTTTTATTGGAAATCTGGTGGTAGATTGATTTTTGACCCATACAAAGAACTAAAGCCGAATACTACTTATCAATTGAATCTGACCGGCGCATCCAAAGGTTTAGAAGGTGGAAACCTCCAGGCTTATACTGTAGAATTTACTACCGAGCCTGATTATCTAATCAGTGCTACGTTAAACGGAACAGCAGTTGGTCCTGCGAATTCTTCCAAGGACCTGACTTATACGGACGCTGCTCCCGGAACGATTGCGATGAATTTGAACGCGAGTTTTACTTCTCCGATTAGTGGTGCGAATTCTATCCAGTCCATCAAATTGAAACATTTAAGTTCTACTGCGGAGCATGTGATCTGTGCCGCTCCTCCTTGCGATATGACTGCCGCTCTTGCTTCTTCTTTGAATTTGAATACTTTTTCAGGAGCTAAAGCTGGATTAAAACCTTTCCAAGGTGGAAATGCGTATATCTTCGAGATTACTACTACAAGCGGTAAGGTCTTTCGAAGATCTTTCGGATTCAATTATGGAAAGGTAAATACCACTCCGTATGCTTTGATCACAAATGGCGCTGCTGTGATTGTAGACGAGACTCAGGCATTAAAACTGTTCGGCCAAATTTTAGAAAGATTTGCTAAAAACGATTATAAGATTACTAATAAATCTTTTTCAGATTTTTCGAATAATCCTAAGAGTACTGCGAAAAGAACGAGCTATTGTATAGATTATCATTCGGAGATTAACTTTATCCGTAGCTTCGGGGATTCAACCGATCCCGACAACGGAGACGGATATTGTGGAGCATCTGGCGCAAATCCTGGAGCGTTCGTAGGTAACGGATGTTTCTTGGGTTGTTCCGACTTCGATATGGACGTTTACATCACAGGAGTCAATATCCCTGCTATGACGGGAACTGATCCTACGATCACAGCTGGTTTAAGTGTTCCTGCAAATAATAACCTGAAAGTGAACATTAACGGTCGTAAGGCGATCATCAATCTTGCCATCATTGCAAGGAACCGTAGTTCGATCGGTTTAGGACTTGTTGGTTCCGGTAGTAAATTCTATTTCACCACGATAGCGGAAGTGAATTTGAATGAAACTGCAAACCCTCGTGCCGCAGTTGCAAACACGAATACTATAGTGGACACGAATGGAGAATTCAATATAGCAATTAAAACTCCTTTGACTATAGCTGCTCTTCCTGCAAACACCACCTCTGACAATTTTTATACAAAAGAATGGTCCGATCATTTAAGAGTTAAAAATAATGCTGGGACTTTAGACTCGGTCGACTATGTGGATTCCACTTCCTGGGCAGCGGACCTTCTATCCTCCGTAACTGCATCTATCGCGAACGATATGGTTCCTGCTTTAAAACCTGCTATCACCCAATCCATGTTAAAAGACGTGATCCAGAAGGTTGCGCCTAACGCGTTAAATGCAGTTGTAACTTCTTTGGCAAATCCTGGTTTGGATGTAGTATTGCCTGATTATCTTCCTACTCCTCTCCAAAGTTTCCCTCTTTCTTTAAAGTTGAAATTCCAAACGGATGTGGTTCCTACCGTATCCGGAGCAAATAAGGGACTTGTGGGTTCTGCTTCCGTTGCTTTGGTAGCCAAAACTCCATTAATTAATACGGATCCAAATTATCACGGACACCAATTGGCTTCCGGTTTTGTGAGCACTCGCCCTGTTCCTAATGCGGATGCTCTCACTAAAACTTTCCCATTTTCAAAAAGTTCTACGAATCCTGGGCTTCTTCTGACGCTGACCGCAGACACTGTTACCCAGGCCGCATATAGTCTCTGGCAAAACGGTGCCTTAAATTTAAGAATCAATAAACCTTTTATAGATTCCATCACTGCATATGCAGGTTCCGATCCTCTTTTTCAGCTAACCCAAGAATTAGTGAAGGTGGGGACTCTTCTGAATATTTTGGCACCGGGTAGATCTACTTTAGTAGGTTTGAATCCGAGTGATTCTACTAAACTTATTCAAAACGTAAAATCTACTGACGACGTGGATATCGATGTGTATGCGATTCATGCTCCTAATGGGGAATTTAAGTTTGGCGGCGCGAATTCTATACCGGCACTCGTAGTAAACTTTACTGATTTGGAATTAAGGATTTATGGAAGAAGGCCGAATGGGACCCAAATAGGATATCCAACCTTGAGTTCGATTACTTGTTCTTCTGCGGCAGCGGACAATGCTGCAAATAGTTGTCGTTATCTTCTAAACACCGTACGCGTAAGTATCAAAGGGGATGGGTCTTTCAATTTTATTCCTTTTGATAACCCGGATCCAACTGGAAAACCTCAGTATAATAATTTGAACGCTATGAGTCTTGTGATCAAAAAGGATGAGACTAGCATGGCTTATACTCTGGATATTCTGGAAGGAAATTCAGTGAATCCATTTGGATTGGATCCTAAAGGAATTTTCCAAGTGGTGGATCCACTGATCCGTTCCTTGATCATTCCTTTGGTGAATAACGTATTACGCCAAGTGCCTTTGCCTAAGTCACTGAACGTTTCCGCGATTACGAATTTTTCTTCGGGCGCGGTATGTAATCTTCAGTCTACCACGGACAAATTGAAACTGATCACGATTCCGATCCCGAATACCGAACCTTATCCGTATCTATTCGGTGGTCTTCAGTTCCAAGGAGCTGCAGCTACGAATCCTGGATCGGTAGTGAATTGTCCTTAA